The stretch of DNA TATACCCGTTTATTGATATGATTAGAACCCTGAACGGCGGTTTTTCCCTTTTTCCGCATTTTCACGCAGGCTGCCTGCGCCCGGGGGCCGGCGGCATTGGCGCCGCAAAACGGCGCTCCTCCCGATTTTGATATAATGTGTTCATGCCCAACGACGACGGTTTCATAGAAAAAATGCGCCACTCCTGCGCCCATGTGCTGGCGCAGGCCGTGCTGGAATTGTTTCCGGGAGCCAAACTCGGCATCGGCCCGTCCATAGAAAACGGATTTTATTACGATTTTGACACTACCCACCGCTTCGTGCCGGAGGATTTGCCGCGTATTGAGGAAAAAATGCGCGCCATCATCGCGGCAAAACAGCCTTTTGTCCGGTCGGACAAGCCCAAGCCGGAGGCGGAGGAGTTTTTCAACTCGCGCGGCGAGGTTTATAAAACAGAGCTTGTCTCCGCTTTGCAGGACGGGACCATCAGCTTCTACGTCAACGGCCCGTTCACCGATTTGTGCAAAGGCCCGCATCTGGAGCATACCGGCGAGATAAAGCATTTCAAGCTTGCCTCCATAGCCGGCGCCTATTGGCGCGGCGACGAGAAGCGGCCCATGCTCCAGCGCATTTACGGCCTGGCGTTTGAAACGAAAGAGGAACTGGACGCCTATATAAAGCAGCAGGAAGAAGCCGCCAAGCGCGACCACCGCAAGCTGGGCAAAGAGCTGGATATTTTCTTTTTTGACGAGGATACCGGCCCCGGCCTGCCGCTGTGGCTGCCCAACGGCGCGGCGATTATGGAGGAGCTGGAAACCCTCGCCAAGCAGACCGAGCTTGCCGCCGGCTACCAGCGGGTGCGCACGCCGCATCTGGCCAAGGAGAAAATGTATCTCACCAGCGGCCATCTGCCCTATTACGCGGACAGCATGTTCCCCCCCATGGACATAGACGGGCAGAAGTATTACCTCAAGCCCATGAACTGCCCGCACCACCACAAGATTTTCGCCGCCCGCCCGCGCAGCTACCGCGACCTGCCGCTGCGGCTGGCCGAATACGGTACCTGCTACCGCTACGAGCAATCGGGCGAGCTGTTCGGGATAATGCGGGTGCGCTCCATGCAGATGAACGACGCGCACATCTACTGCCCGCCGGAACGGTTTGAAGAGGAATTCCTGGCCGTCTGCCGAATGTACGAGGAATATTTCAAGATTTTCGGCATAGAAAGATACGTCATGCGCTTTTCCACGCACAGCGACGAAGGCCTGGGCAAAAAATACGTGGACCAGAAAGACCTCTGGCTGAAAACCGAAGCCATGTGCGAAAACGCGCTGAAAACCGGCGAGCTCAACTACGTCCGCGTTCCCAACGAGGCCGCCTTCTACGGCCCGAAAATAGACGTGCAGATATGGAGCGCCATCGGGCGCGAGTTCACGCTTGCCACCAATCAGGTGGATTTTGCGGTGCCTGCGCGCTTCGGGCTGGCCTATACCAGCCGCGAGGGCCGGGACGAAACCCCGCTCTGCATACACCGCGCCCCGCTTTCCACGCACGAGCGGTTCATCGGCTTCCTGCTGGAGCATTACGCGGGCATATTCCCGCTCTGGCTGGCGCCGGTGCAGGTTTTGATTTTATCCATCACCTCCGGCGAGGAAACCTACGCGAAGGAAATAGCCGCGCTGCTGCGCGCCGCCGGAATCCGCGTTGAGACGGATTTGCGCTCCGACAAAATCGGCATGAAGATACGCGAGGGCCATGCCCGCCGCGTGCCGTATATGGTTGTAATCGGGGGTAAAGAGGCGCAGAGCCGCACGCTCACATTAAGGCTGCGCGGCGGCAAGAACGTCAACAATCTTTCGCCGGAAGCGGTGGTAACCGCGCTCACTCAGGAAATCCGCGAAAGGAAATCCGCGCCCTCATTCGCGTAATTTCCGCATGCTGGTAACCGCGGGAAAATCAGAATTCGCCCAGGGGGAGTTGCTCCAGTTCAACGCCGGAGGCGGCTTTGACCTTGTGCCGCACCGTCTCAATGAGCTTCATGATGCCGGCGGCAGTTGCGTCGCCTGTGTCCCGCGTGCTTTTCCGACACCTGCGCGCCGCCCTCGCGCAAACCTTTCAGGCCCGCCCCGTCTATCAGTTTTGAGGCGAAATTCCCGGGTCCGGCAACCGTGTCCCGCCGCAAAACCCGGCGGTGGGTGTGTGTTCCGTGAAATAAAAAAGCAGCCCGCAAGGGCTGCCTGATAATCTGGAGCGGGCGATGGGAATCGAACCCACGTCTCAACCTTGGCAAGGTCGTGTTCTACCATTGAACCACGCCCGCGCTCTCGCCTTATTATAGCAAAAACAAAGCCGGTTGCAATGCGTCCTGAACCCGTGATACCTGCGCCGCGCCCTCGCGGTTTCATCCGGGAATTGCAGTCTGCGGCGGGAACCGGGGCGGCAGCCGGCGGGGACAGTCTGAAGCGGAATTTGGCGGGCATATCGTCCGGTATGCAGGAAAACTTCTGCACGGAATGCCACGTTTCCCGCCGCCGGATTCCGCAGGCAAGATGAAATATTCCACGACATCACCCGTTTTTTGAAAAGCTGGGGTGTATTGGCAAACGGCAGTGAAAACGGAATCAAACCACGAAACACACGAAAAGGGAATGAAAAAGTTTCCGGCAATACGGAACAGCAAAATATGGCGCTGTGTAAAAAATGGGTGATGTCGTGGAATATTCAGGTTGACAATATGCCGGGATTCCCTGTAGGATTGGCACGTGAGACTTCATATCCCGAACAGCGGGTTTCTCATGAGGCGCACACAGTGCCGGACGGCGCGGACGGTTCGAAACGGAATTTGACGGGCATCCCCGCGGGGTATGCAGGGAAACTTATGCGCAGGAATGCCCCGGCGGCCACCGCCGAATTCCGCAAGCCGACTGCGGAGAATCGGGTAAACTTGCAATATCGCTGCCAGAAAAATAATCGGCTTTGACCATAGGAGCGGAATAACATTGCGGTCTGACTGGAAAGCTGAAATTCTCCGCTTGCTTGCGGGAAAGTGCCGGTTCTACGAGCCGCTGTCGGCGCACACCAGCTTCCGCACGGGCGGACCGGCGGATGTTTTCGCCTCGCCGGCAACGGAAGAGGAGTTCGCGCGCGCCGTGGTTTTCGCGCGGAGCAACCATATCGCGCTTACCATTCTGGGGCGCGGTTCCAACGTAATTGTTGCAGACAAGGGCATTCGCGGCATTGTCTGCGAAACATCCGGGTTATGCGGAGTTTCGGTTTCCGGCAGGACAATCCGCGCCGGGGCGGGGGCATTGCTTGATGATGCCGTCCGCGCGGCGGTTTCCGCCGGGCTGGGCGGGATGGAAAAGCTCTCCGGCATACCGGGCAGCGCCGGCGGGGCGCTCGGGATGAACGCCGGAGCCTTCGGCCAGGAAACGGGGGACTGTTTTGTCCGGCTGCGCGGGCTGGACGCGCAATCAGCGCCAGTCTCGCTGCAAAAAAAGGATTTATCATTCGGCTACCGGAAAAGCGGCCTGCCGGAGGGGCTGATTATACTTTCCGCCGAGTGGGAGCTTGTCCCGTCGGACAGGGCCGCGCTGGAAAACACGCGGCGCGAAATTCTGGCCGCGCGCGCGCAAAAGCAGCCGCTGGAGTATCCGTCCGCCGGGAGCGTGTTCAAGCGTCCGCCGGGCAATTTCGCGTCAAAGCTGATTGAAGAGGCCGGGCTTAAAGGCTTGCGCGAGGGCGGGGCCCAGGTGTCGGAAAAACATGCCGGGTTTATTGTCAACACCGGCAACGCAGCCGCGGCGGACATTATGAAACTGATTGAAACGGTGAGGCGGCGGGTCAAGGCCGCCACCGGCATTGAACTGGAGCTTGAGCAAATCCCCCTGGGCGAATTCTGACCGGGGGTGCGGCGGGCGCAAGCGCCCGGCGCAAAAACGGCGGCGGAAGCGGAACGCTGGGATTATCAAAAAATGATTGCACCGAAAAACGATTTTCTTCCGGTAAACGCGGGCGAAGCCGCCGCGCGCGGCTGGGACGGGGTGGACATCGTGTTCGTTTCCGGCGACGCGTATGTGGACCATCCCAGTTTTGCGGCGGCGATGATTTCCCGCGCGCTTGAGGCGGCTGGTTTCCGCGTGGCGGTGCTTGCCCAGCCGGACTGGCGCTCCTGCGCGCCGTGGCGGCAATTCGGCAGGCCGAGGCTTTTTTTCGCCGTCGGGGCCGGCAATGTGGATTCAATGATAAACCGCTACACCGCCAACCGCAAAATCCGCGGCAACGACGATTATTCGCCCGGCGGCAGGGCCGGGCTGAGGCCCGACCGCGCCTCCATGGTCTACAGCCAGCGCGCGAAGGAAGCCTTTCCGGGAATTCCGGTAATTCTGGGCGGAGTGGAAGCTTCAATGCGGCGGCTGGCGCATTACGATTACTGGAGCGACACCGTCAAACGCTCCGTCCTGCTGGACGCGAAGGCGGATTTGCTGGTATACGGCATGGGCGAGGAAGCCATTGTTGAAATCGCCCGCGCGGCGCAAGACGGGCATGTGCCGGCAAATTTGCGCGGCACGGTTTCCGCCGGCGCGCCGCCGCCGGGCGCCGTCCTGCTCCCGTCCTGCGAGGAGGTCCGCGCGGACAAGGCCGCGTTCCTGCGCGCGGCAACAATTACCGCGGACAATCTTAATCCCTACAACGCCGCGCCGCTGGCGCAGAAACACGGGGACCGCTTCATAGTCCAGAACCCGCCGCGTCTGCCGCTTGCCTCGGCGGAAATGGACAGGCTCTATGCCCTGCCGTTCAAGCGCGCGCCGCACCCGTCATACCGCGAGAAAATCCCCGCCTGGGAGATGATACGGGACTCCATCACCTCCCACCGCGGCTGTTACGGCGGCTGCAGCTTCTGCTCGCTGGCGCTGCATCAGGGAAAAATAATACAAAGCCGCTCGGAGGATTCCATTGCCGCCGAGGCGCAAAAGCTCGCCGCCGTGCCGGGTTTTCGCGGAACCGTATCCGATATAGGCGGCCCGTCGGCCAACATGTACGGCACCGGCTGCAAAAACAGCGACGCCCGGCAAAAATGCCGCCGCCCGAGCTGCCTCCACCCGGAAATATGCGCCAATCTGGAGGCGGACTGCTCCGCCGCGCTGCGAATGCTGGAGCGCGCAGCGCAGGCAAAAGGGGTGAAGAAAGTGGTCATTTCCAGCGGCGTCAGGATGGATTTGGCGTTGCGCCAGCGCGGCTATATCGCCCGCCTGGCGGCGCGGCATACCGGCGGGCAGCTAAGCGTCGCGCCGGAGCATGTGTGCCCCAACGTGCTTGCGCTGATGCGCAAGCCGCCGTCGGAGGTGTTTTGCGCTTTCGCCGAGGAATTTTTCCGCGCAAGCCAAAAGGCCGGGCTGGAGCAGTACATAGTGCCTTACTTCATTTCCGCTTTTCCCGGCTCGGATCTCAACGACATGGTGGAGCTTGCGCTGTTTCTGAAGAAAAACGGGCTGCGTCCGCGCCAGGTGAACGATTTCATCCCCGCGCCGATGGAATGGGCCAGC from Elusimicrobiales bacterium encodes:
- the thrS gene encoding threonine--tRNA ligase, coding for MPNDDGFIEKMRHSCAHVLAQAVLELFPGAKLGIGPSIENGFYYDFDTTHRFVPEDLPRIEEKMRAIIAAKQPFVRSDKPKPEAEEFFNSRGEVYKTELVSALQDGTISFYVNGPFTDLCKGPHLEHTGEIKHFKLASIAGAYWRGDEKRPMLQRIYGLAFETKEELDAYIKQQEEAAKRDHRKLGKELDIFFFDEDTGPGLPLWLPNGAAIMEELETLAKQTELAAGYQRVRTPHLAKEKMYLTSGHLPYYADSMFPPMDIDGQKYYLKPMNCPHHHKIFAARPRSYRDLPLRLAEYGTCYRYEQSGELFGIMRVRSMQMNDAHIYCPPERFEEEFLAVCRMYEEYFKIFGIERYVMRFSTHSDEGLGKKYVDQKDLWLKTEAMCENALKTGELNYVRVPNEAAFYGPKIDVQIWSAIGREFTLATNQVDFAVPARFGLAYTSREGRDETPLCIHRAPLSTHERFIGFLLEHYAGIFPLWLAPVQVLILSITSGEETYAKEIAALLRAAGIRVETDLRSDKIGMKIREGHARRVPYMVVIGGKEAQSRTLTLRLRGGKNVNNLSPEAVVTALTQEIRERKSAPSFA
- the murB gene encoding UDP-N-acetylmuramate dehydrogenase translates to MLAGKCRFYEPLSAHTSFRTGGPADVFASPATEEEFARAVVFARSNHIALTILGRGSNVIVADKGIRGIVCETSGLCGVSVSGRTIRAGAGALLDDAVRAAVSAGLGGMEKLSGIPGSAGGALGMNAGAFGQETGDCFVRLRGLDAQSAPVSLQKKDLSFGYRKSGLPEGLIILSAEWELVPSDRAALENTRREILAARAQKQPLEYPSAGSVFKRPPGNFASKLIEEAGLKGLREGGAQVSEKHAGFIVNTGNAAAADIMKLIETVRRRVKAATGIELELEQIPLGEF
- a CDS encoding YgiQ family radical SAM protein — protein: MIAPKNDFLPVNAGEAAARGWDGVDIVFVSGDAYVDHPSFAAAMISRALEAAGFRVAVLAQPDWRSCAPWRQFGRPRLFFAVGAGNVDSMINRYTANRKIRGNDDYSPGGRAGLRPDRASMVYSQRAKEAFPGIPVILGGVEASMRRLAHYDYWSDTVKRSVLLDAKADLLVYGMGEEAIVEIARAAQDGHVPANLRGTVSAGAPPPGAVLLPSCEEVRADKAAFLRAATITADNLNPYNAAPLAQKHGDRFIVQNPPRLPLASAEMDRLYALPFKRAPHPSYREKIPAWEMIRDSITSHRGCYGGCSFCSLALHQGKIIQSRSEDSIAAEAQKLAAVPGFRGTVSDIGGPSANMYGTGCKNSDARQKCRRPSCLHPEICANLEADCSAALRMLERAAQAKGVKKVVISSGVRMDLALRQRGYIARLAARHTGGQLSVAPEHVCPNVLALMRKPPSEVFCAFAEEFFRASQKAGLEQYIVPYFISAFPGSDLNDMVELALFLKKNGLRPRQVNDFIPAPMEWASAMYHTGLDPATGKPVHVATTETERKLQRALLQYFKPENRPLVLAALKKARRMDAAKFLLS